The Deltaproteobacteria bacterium genome has a segment encoding these proteins:
- a CDS encoding MFS transporter — protein MTRKIFYGWYIVGVGFICYLGSSFALSSTLSVFLKPLTAEFGISRGVFSFIRSGEVMLSSVVAALVGPLIDRYGARWLIITGALVGGAGFVLLSQVQEFWQFMVLRWLPVTMGDTLISYMVVNVMISRWFVRKRGRAISIANTGNGIAKSTMPLLAVWLFALVGWRHTWLVFGLLTWAMVVLPAFLVVRRSPEDMGLLPDGALAPYEPPHGRTPERQSLPAPTVDIPWTRKEAVRTSTFWLLVFSFGIVSVGIIGLNLHVYPYITDIGYSPEVAATVMGMMALTQMGATLFWGLTADRIDVRKAAVAQFAVQACGLGLALSASGITSVYLGFLLYGFGLGGSLVIRELLWASYFGRISLGRVRGLGFLITRVFTTAGPPFFGFFYDYTGSYFLSFSSFIAGLLVSAFLVLLLRHPRKPGTPPDHPGRRESVR, from the coding sequence GTGACGCGCAAGATCTTCTACGGCTGGTACATCGTCGGCGTCGGCTTCATCTGCTACCTGGGCTCGTCCTTCGCCCTCTCCAGCACCCTCAGCGTTTTTCTCAAGCCCCTGACCGCGGAGTTCGGTATCTCCCGGGGCGTCTTCTCCTTCATCCGCAGCGGCGAGGTCATGCTGTCCTCGGTGGTGGCCGCCCTGGTGGGCCCCCTCATCGACCGTTACGGCGCGCGCTGGCTCATCATCACGGGCGCGCTGGTGGGAGGCGCCGGCTTCGTCCTGCTGAGCCAAGTGCAGGAGTTCTGGCAGTTCATGGTCTTGCGCTGGCTCCCGGTCACCATGGGCGACACCCTCATCAGCTACATGGTGGTCAATGTGATGATCTCGCGATGGTTCGTGCGCAAGCGCGGGCGCGCCATCTCCATCGCCAACACCGGCAACGGCATCGCCAAGTCGACCATGCCGCTCCTCGCCGTGTGGCTCTTCGCGCTGGTGGGGTGGCGCCACACCTGGCTCGTGTTCGGACTCCTCACCTGGGCCATGGTGGTGCTGCCGGCGTTCCTGGTGGTCCGGCGCAGTCCCGAGGACATGGGGCTTCTGCCGGACGGCGCCCTTGCCCCCTACGAGCCTCCCCACGGGCGGACACCGGAACGGCAGAGCCTCCCGGCACCCACCGTGGACATCCCCTGGACGCGCAAGGAAGCCGTCCGCACGAGCACCTTCTGGCTGTTGGTCTTCTCCTTCGGCATCGTCAGCGTCGGCATCATCGGACTGAACCTCCACGTCTATCCCTACATCACGGACATCGGCTACTCGCCCGAGGTGGCCGCCACGGTCATGGGGATGATGGCCCTGACGCAGATGGGCGCGACGCTCTTCTGGGGCCTCACCGCGGACCGCATCGACGTGCGCAAGGCCGCCGTCGCCCAGTTCGCGGTGCAGGCGTGCGGACTCGGCCTGGCGCTGTCGGCGTCGGGCATCACCTCGGTGTACCTGGGGTTCCTCCTCTACGGATTCGGCCTGGGGGGAAGCCTGGTGATCCGCGAGCTCCTGTGGGCCAGCTACTTCGGCCGCATCTCCCTGGGCCGGGTGCGCGGACTGGGCTTCCTGATCACGCGCGTGTTCACCACCGCCGGCCCGCCCTTCTTCGGATTCTTCTACGACTACACCGGCAGTTACTTCCTGTCTTTCAGCTCCTTCATCGCCGGCCTGCTGGTCTCGGCGTTCCTGGTCCTGCTGCTCCGCCATCCGCGGAAGCCGGGGACCCCGCCGGACCACCCGGGACGGCGGGAGTCCGTGAGATAG